A single Lolium perenne isolate Kyuss_39 chromosome 6, Kyuss_2.0, whole genome shotgun sequence DNA region contains:
- the LOC127328775 gene encoding probable indole-3-pyruvate monooxygenase YUCCA10, producing MEEATVMIVGAGPAGLATAACLSKFYIPYVLVERENCSAPVWRNHTYDRLKLHLAKDFCELPHMSYPVDAPTYVPKNAFVRYLDDYIECFNIQPRYLTVVESSTYDMDEKCWIVIAHDMEKSTIVHYMAKFLVVASGANSAENIPMVSGLESFPGVAMHSSSYKSGVVYSGRNMLVVGSGNSGMEIAYDLASHGANTSIVIRSPIHVMTKELIRLGMSLVHHFPLMMVDVLIVMMANFIFGDLSSYGIKRPKRGPFVLKSETSRSPVIDVGTVGLIKKGNIKVIILITEIKGKIIEFQGGDKGSFDGIVFATGYNSNANTWLKNGEDMLNSEGLPKNEFPNHWKGGNMLYCAGLGRMGLAGISMDAKNIAKDIKCKIDSMSI from the exons ATGGAGGAGGCCACAGTTATGATTGTTGGCGCAGGTCCAGCGGGCCTTGCGACAGCAGCCTGTCTTAGCAAATTCTACATCCCCTATGTCCTTGTTGAGCGTGAGAATTGCAGCGCACCAGTATGGCGCAACCACACGTATGATCGTCTCAAGCTACATCTTGCTAAGGATTTTTGTGAGTTGCCACACATGTCTTACCCAGTAGATGCCCCAACCTACGTACCGAAAAACGCTTTTGTGAGATACTTGGATGACTACATTGAGTGTTTTAATATTCAACCAAGATATCTCACTGTTGTTGAGTCATCCACCTATGACATGGATGAAAAATGTTGGATCGTTATAGCGCATGACATGGAGAAATCAACAATAGTCCATTACATGGCAAAATTTCTTGTTGTGGCAAGTGGTGCAAATAGTGCAGAGAATATTCCAATGGTATCTGGACTAGAAAGCTTTCCAGGTGTGGCCATGCACTCATCAAGTTACAAGTCAGGTGTCGTCTACTCTGGGAGGAACATGTTGGTCGTTGGATCTGGCAACTCCGGGATGGAGATTGCTTATGACCTTGCGTCTCATGGTGCCAATACTTCTATAGTTATACGGAGTCCG ATTCATGTAATGACAAAAGAATTAATCCGTTTAGGGATGTCATTGGTTCATCATTTCCCACTAATGATGGTAGATGTTCTCATTGTGATGATGGCCAATTTCATATTCGGGGACCTATCTAGCTATGGTATCAAAAGGCCAAAAAGGGGTCCATTTGTCCTCAAGTCGGAAACCAGCCGATCTCCGGTGATTGATGTTGGCACAGTTGGTTTAATCAAGAAAGGAAATATTAAGGTGATCATACT GATTACTGAGATCAAAGGCAAAATTATTGAATTTCAAGGTGGGGACAAAGGTTCCTTCGATGGAATCGTGTTTGCAACAGGATACAACAGCAATGCAAACACGTGGCTTAAG AATGGCGAGGACATGTTGAATAGCGAGGGATTGCCAAAGAATGAATTCCCTAATCACTGGAAAGGTGGAAACATGCTCTATTGTGCTGGCTTAGGAAGGATGGGATTAGCTGGTATTTCCATGGATGCCAAGAACATCGCCAAGGACATTAAATGTAAGATAGACTCTATGTCTATCTAA